The DNA region GCGGGAGCATTGGCGGGGCAGGGCAACGAGGAGGTGATTTCAAACGAGTTTGACGTAGCGGTTGCCCGGCAGTTGTTTGGCGAGGCGTTTGATTTCAAGCTTCATCAATGTGGTACTGACGACCGGGACGGTGAGTTTGGTCAGGTTGACGATTTCGTCGAGGTGGCGTTCACTGGAGTCGAGTACGGCGTAGACTGAAGATTCATTGGTGGTGAGGTTCGCTGGTGGCGGTGATTTGGGAAGTTCGTCGCGGTTGATAGCGGAGCCAGGCGGTAGCAGGAATTCGAGGTCTTCTAGGATGTCGTCGGCGCAGGTGGTGAGTTTGGCTCCTTCTTGAATGAGTTTGTGGCATCCGGCAGAGGTCGGGTGGTCGATTGGTCCGGGCACGGCGTAGACTTGCCTGTCTTGCTCCGCCGCCAGGTTGGCTGTGATCATGGCTCCAGACCAAGCCGGGCATTCGGTGACTAGCAGTCCTTTGCACATGCCGCTTACGATCCGGTTGCGCAGAGGGAAACTCTGTTTGTTTGGTGCCATGCGGATGGGGAACTCGGAAAGCACGGCTCCTGCTTTCTCCTGAACGATGCGGCGGGCAAGTTGTTTGTGCTCGAGCGGGTAGATGTTGCCCAGTCCCGATCCGATCACGGCAATGGTACGGCCGCCGGCTTCCAGCGCGGCGGTGTGGGCTTCCGCGTCGATGCCGCGCGCCAACCCTGAGACCACGGTGAGTCCCGAGCGCGCGATCTGCGCTGATAAGTTGCGCGTTGCGGTGAGCCCGTAATGGGTACAGCGGCGGCTGCCCACTACTGCGATTCCGTGGTTGTCCCGCGGAAGAAGTTCGCCTGCGATGAATAAACCAAATGGGGCGCCGTGAATTTGACGCAGTGGTGCGGGGAACTCGTCGTCTTCGTTGGTCAGGTAGCGAAGGTTGAGGGATTCCATCTCGCGATGGATTGCGTCGAGATCGACCGTATCACGCCAGTGGGCAATGGTGGATGTAAGTTGCGCCCCGATGCCTTTGACCTTTTGCAATGCGGTGGAGGTGGCTGTGAGGGCGGCGGCTGGTGACCCGAATGCTTCACAAAGCCTGGCGACGGTGGTGGGACCGACCTTCGGAAGATAGGTGAATGCTAACAACGCATCGCGATTGTCCATGTGCCAGTTGTTCTGGGAATCGCGGCGTGAGTCAAGGTAATGTGACTCTCTTGTGTTAGGTTTTTTCTACAGGGTCAGTTCGAAGGCGGCGACGCGCTTTTTGACGAAGATAACCACAGCGCGCTCGTAGGAGATGTAGGTGTAGCTGGGTGCCGGGTTGCAGTAATAGCCGTGGCGATGGTAGCCAAGATAGTAGGGGTGGTGCCAATTGCTGTAATTGGGGACGGCGTGGATACCTCTATAGATCCAGGTTTCCGCGGGCTGGTTGCGGTAGGTGCCGGTAGCGACTCGTTGTGGGTTGCCGAGGGCGAGGTAGACCGCCTGGGTGTCCATGCCTTTACTGATTCTGCCTTGGCGGATGAGATCCTGCTCGACGGGAGGGAGGCTGTTGAAGGTGGCGGCGTTGGCTTGCAGGCGCTGTTCTCTGGGGGATACGCACGAGCTGAGGCAGGCTGCGAGCCAGATGGTGGTGGCGATAGCGGTGAGACGGCGGATCATGGCGGGTTGGTGGTTGGAACGTTGGAAACGAAGGGGAGTGCGGCGCGGATTGTGGTGATTGCCTGGTATGGTTTACGTTCGCGGCGCGCTGCGAGATGGCAGCCATGCCAAGGAAGGGATTGCTTTCGTGGCCCTACGTGACAAAGCTAGTACCAGATTGCCGGTCTATCTGGTATCAGCTGATGCACGCATGAAAGTCGACCCCTCACAAGCTGCCGCAGAGCTTCTAACGCCCGCAACTGCCAAAGAGCGACCACCGCAGAAAAAGCGATGGACGTGGAGGCGTGTGTTGGGTGCGGCCGGCGGTGGTTTGGCTGGAATTGTTTTCGTCGGGTATTTCGCGGTGAACCTGGTGTTGCAGTCTTCCGGTGCGCGGGTGTGGTTGTTGGGGGAGCTGCAGGACCAGGTGGGGATGGAGTTTTACTACGACGAGGTGAGGTGGTCTCCGATTGACGGGATTCTTGTGCATGGTTTGCGGATCGACCAGTCGGCGGATGCTGCGGAGGTGGCGCCTGGAGTGCCTCCGTTTTTCCATGCGAGCAAGGTGCGGGTGGATTTGTTTTGGTCGGAGTTGATCAATGGGCAGCGACGGGTGAAGGCGATCGAGGTGATTGATCCGGAGGTTTATATGGTGCGCTCGGCGGCGGGGAAGTTGTTGCTTCCTCCATCGGTGCCGGTGCCGCCGGTTGATTCGCGAAAGGGCGGCGTGCTGAAGCCTGCGCCGTCGGGGCCAAAAGTGGCGAAAGATACAGGCAAGTCCGGCACGGCTCCGGCGGCTCCGGTGGAACCATCCGGGCAGAAGTCATCTTCGGCTGATGGTGAGAAGGCGCCGGCTCCAGAGCCTGTCTTGGTTTTGAGTCCGGAGCTAACCGTAGAGAACGGAAAGTTTACGATCTATGATGCGGGCAGCCGCACGGCCGCGATCGACTTGCGCGGGGTGGGCGTGCAATTGCCGCCTGTGGTGGATGCGCAATCGCCGACCAATGGCGAAATCCGCGTGGAGGACGGTCATGTGGCACTGGTCCCAGGGATGGCCAAGGAAAGTGCTTTTTGGCCGATGCAGTGGCCGGTGCGCTGGGAAGGGTCGGCAATTCTTGGTGAGCGCAAAGAGTTTAACGTGCGTGGTGGAAGGTTCTTCGGAGAGTTCTTGTGGAACCCACGGGTGGAAGGTGTGCCCTTGATTGTGGTCGGCGATTTGAAGCAGTTCAACCTGGTGGATGCCGTGGACGGTCCCACGGGGGACTTCCAGTTGGCGTCATGCTGGCTGTCTGGTCAGGTACGCTTTGAGGCCTTGTTGTCGCGGTCGAACTCTGCTGTGCTGACGGGTGCGCTGGGCGCTGAGAATGTGGTGATCCAAGGAGGTCCGGCGCTGAGTCGGTTTGCTTCTGGTGTGGGGTTGCAATTGGACGGTGATGTGGATGGTGAGGATGAGATGGTGCGGATGACATTGCCTGTGGGTGTGACGCGTTTCCGCTGGAGTCCGACGTCGATGCAGGATCAGAAGGTGGATTTTCAGGCGGCCTCGAATGGCATGAGCGTGTCGGGTGCGGCGGTGGTTTCGCGCTCGGGGCGGGTGGTTTCGCGGGCGAGCTGTGTGCTGAGTGGCCCGGCGATGCAGCAGTTGGAGAAACTTGAGGAGAGGTTGCCTCGCGCATTGCACTTCGGGTTCCGTCCTGTCGAGTTGCCGACCTTGCCTACGGAGGCTGACAAACCGGCGAGCTTGACTGATGGAGCGGAGTTGGTGCCGCCGGCACCGGCGGAAGTCGTCGCGGTGGGGCGCGAGTTTCTTATCAGCGGAACGTTGAAGGAGCCATTGGTGGCGGTCTGGGATCGGGGCGAGTTGTTGACCTTCGGGTCGTTGGTGCGGCGGATTTCCGCCAATATCATGCCGCCGCCGGATCCGGAGCCGGAATCCATTGACGACGAGCTGTTGCCGATGGATTAGTCCCGCCTGCGGAGTGCGGCCCTCCGTGACACAATTTTCACTCTCTGATTTTCATCATGCGCATTATTTCGGGAACCGCCCGGGGCACACGCCTCAAGACGCCAAAAGGACTCGTGACCAGGCCCACGCTCGACCGCGTGCGTGAGGCTCTTTTTTCGAAGATTGGGGGATTGTTGCCGGATGCTTCCGTGTTGGATCTTTTTGCTGGGTCCGGTGCGCTTGGGATCGAGGCGCTGAGCCGTGGCGCGGCCAAGGCGACGTTCGTTGAAGTGTCGAAGGAGGCGTTGGCTGTGATCCGGGATAATCTGGAGAAAACCAAGCTCAAGGAGCGCGCTAATGTGGTGCCCTCGGCGGTGGATCCATTTCTCAAGAACGAGCGTGGCACGTTCGATGTGATCTTTGCCGACCCTCCGTATCTGCGCGAAGAAACCGGTGAGGATTGGGCAACGCGGCTGCTGGAGAAAACCACATTGCCGCAACGCCTGAAGGAAGGCGGTGTGTTCGTGCTGGAGACCCAGGCGGATTACCGAATGCATTTGCCGGCGCATTGGGAGTTGCTCGATGAACGCGCATACGGCAAGACGCGTCTTTGGTATCTGGTTCCTGCCAATCGCTAAGCTTCGTCCGCGTATGCGCCTGATTCTCTCGCTGTTGATTTACAACTTGCTGTTGCCGGTTGTCTTCGTGTTGCTGCTGCCAAACCAGCTGCTGAGGATGAAGAAGCGGGGCGGGTACCGCGAACAGTTTGGCAACCGCTTCGGTATGTATGGAAGCGGGATGATGAGCCGGCTGCGCGGGTCGCGGCCGTTATGGATCCATGCGGTCAGCGTGGGGGAGCAGATGATCGCAATGAAGTTGGTCACTCAGTTGCGCAAGAGTGGGGCGTGGAATGGTAAAATCGTGGTGTCGACCGCGACGTCGACTGGGTTCAAGCTTGCGCGTGAGCGGGTCGGCGAGAACTGCGAGGTGGTCTATTTTCCCTTCGATCTTTTGCCGTTTCCTTTGATCGCGTTGATGCGCATTCGGCCATCGCGCATTGTGTTGGTGGAGGCCGAAGTGTGGCCGAACTTCACCGCGGTGGCGGCGGCGATGCGGGTGCCCGTTTCGTTGGTGAATGCGCGTCTGTCGCCTCGTTCTGCGCGGAGGTTTGCCAAGTTTTCGCTGCTTACCGGACCTATCTTCAGGTTGCTCGATCATGTCTGCGTGCCGGACGCGGACGATAAGTCGCGCTGGGCCGGCCTTGGGATGGACGAGTCCCGCATCGCGGTGACTGGCTCAATGAAGCATGATGACTCAGCATCGCCGCCGCGTGATGCGTTGGTCGCGGAGTTGCGTGATGTCTTGAACGCGGCGTTGCCAGCACCGGATCGGCCGGTTGTGCTGATTGCCTCGACCCACCCTGGCGAGGAGAAGTTTATCGCGCAATCGGTGGTGGCGGTGGCCAAGGCGGAGAACCTGCCGCGGCCACGATTAGTGGTGGTGCCGCGTCATGTTGAGCGAGCCGGCGATGTCGTGGCTGATCTGGAATCGATTGGGATCCGGTCGTTGTTGCGCTCGAGCTTCGATGGTCAGGGCGATGCGGATGCCGCGTTTGTGGCTAATACCACCGGAGAGCTCGCTGCCTGGTACGCGCTGGCCGACTGCGTGGTGATCGGGAAGTCGTTCGTCGGGCAGGTTGGGGGGCAAAACCCAGCCGAAGCGATTTTGTGCGGTAAGGCGGTGATTTGCGGTCCGCGGATGGATAATTTTGAGTCGCTGATGGAGTGCCTGGTCGCTGCGGATGGGGTTTCTCATTTGGCCGATGATTCGGAGTTGGAAGCAGCGTTGTCGCGGATGTTCACCGAGCCGGAGGCATTGGATGCGATGGCGAAGCGTGGCAATGCGGCGCTCGCCGTGCACCAAGGGGCTGTTGCCCGCACGGTGGATGCGCTGGGTGTTTGAGTAGCGGAGTTGTGCCGGCGACCTGCGGGTGGCGGATGAGTTCTGTCGGGGGCGAGCGCTTGGTCGGTTGGGGGTGGGGCATGTTTCCCAAGGTGAGGTCGCCGGAGGCTCCCTTCACCGTTGGGCTGGTTTGCGTATCGCTTTCAGCGACGGGGGATGGTGGCCGCTTTGAGGGGGGGGGCGTTGCGCGGTTGGTCGAGGCCGCTAGGACGATGTGGTTCCCCGAAGGGGGAAGGCAAATCAGCCCAGGGTGAAAGGAGCCTCTGGCGACTTCACCCTGGGACTGGATGTTCGCAACGGATGGCACCCTGAGAAGGTGCTGCGATGAGGGGTGAGGAAATGGCTGCGCGGATTCTGGTGTGGCCGGCGCTGATTTCTCGGGGCGGTCAGCTGTGATCTCAAAATGATTATTTCAAATGGCTATTTGAAATAATCATTTGCGTAGAGGGAGATCGTGGTTAGCGGTAGGGGTGGCGAAAATGAAAACCAAAGATCGGATCGTGCGTGCGGCGGTGGAGCTTTTTGCTCGTCATGGCTACCGTGATACGACTTGTGCGGCGGTTTGTGAGGCGGCGGATGCGAATATTGCGGCGATTAACTACCACTTTGGTTCGAAGGAGAGTTTGTTCCGGCTGGTTTTGCGCGAGGCTTTTGCGATGGCCAATGATTGCCATCCTGTGGAGCGAGAGGCTTCGGCATCGGTGGCTGAGCAGATCCGTTTGTTTGTCGAGATGATGATCCGGCGCAGTTTTGACGACGGGGAGGGTGGTTACCTTAACCGGATCATGGCGCATGAAAGTACCAATCCCGATGGTCCGCACGCGTTGATTTTCGAGGAGATGTCTGCTTTGCACGGGGATTGTTTGATCGGATTACTCAAGGCGTATTGTCCGGCGGTGCCGGAGTCTGAGATAGAGGCATTGAAGATGAATGTGATTACGCTGTGTGTGTTTCCGCGGGCGTTTCCGTTGATGCGTGCGGCGTTGTTTCCCGGAGGCTGCACAGACGCGCAAATTGAAAAGCACATCGAGCGTCAGGTGGCGTTTGTGTTCGCGGGCTTGGATGCCGCAGTGGCCGCGAGGTCGAAGATTGGCGAGAACTAACTGAGTTTGGACATGTTGATGAAAAGCTATTTATTAGGTGCCGCGTCGCTGACGATGTTGGTGGGGTGTGCCAGTTTGCCTGGCTCGTTTTCCGACTCTCGCGATCCCTCCACCACGCTGCCGGAAGGCTTCGATGTCTCGCAGGCTGCGGTGCCGGATGTGGCGGAGTCCCTGCTGGGGATTTTCAAAGACAGCAAGCTTGAGGCGCTGGTGAACGCGGCGTGGGAGGCCAATCCTGATTTGCAGGCAAGCGCGGCACGGATGGAAGAGGCTGGCTTCAATCTGAAGAAAGCCGGCGCTCCGTTGTTCCCATCGCTTACGGGCAATGCGGGGGCTCGTACCGGTGAACGTCTCGGTGTGAGCAGCGATACCTTCAACGCGACGCTCGACACGC from Sulfuriroseicoccus oceanibius includes:
- the dprA gene encoding DNA-processing protein DprA, encoding MDNRDALLAFTYLPKVGPTTVARLCEAFGSPAAALTATSTALQKVKGIGAQLTSTIAHWRDTVDLDAIHREMESLNLRYLTNEDDEFPAPLRQIHGAPFGLFIAGELLPRDNHGIAVVGSRRCTHYGLTATRNLSAQIARSGLTVVSGLARGIDAEAHTAALEAGGRTIAVIGSGLGNIYPLEHKQLARRIVQEKAGAVLSEFPIRMAPNKQSFPLRNRIVSGMCKGLLVTECPAWSGAMITANLAAEQDRQVYAVPGPIDHPTSAGCHKLIQEGAKLTTCADDILEDLEFLLPPGSAINRDELPKSPPPANLTTNESSVYAVLDSSERHLDEIVNLTKLTVPVVSTTLMKLEIKRLAKQLPGNRYVKLV
- the rsmD gene encoding 16S rRNA (guanine(966)-N(2))-methyltransferase RsmD → MFIMRIISGTARGTRLKTPKGLVTRPTLDRVREALFSKIGGLLPDASVLDLFAGSGALGIEALSRGAAKATFVEVSKEALAVIRDNLEKTKLKERANVVPSAVDPFLKNERGTFDVIFADPPYLREETGEDWATRLLEKTTLPQRLKEGGVFVLETQADYRMHLPAHWELLDERAYGKTRLWYLVPANR
- a CDS encoding 3-deoxy-D-manno-octulosonic acid transferase → MRLILSLLIYNLLLPVVFVLLLPNQLLRMKKRGGYREQFGNRFGMYGSGMMSRLRGSRPLWIHAVSVGEQMIAMKLVTQLRKSGAWNGKIVVSTATSTGFKLARERVGENCEVVYFPFDLLPFPLIALMRIRPSRIVLVEAEVWPNFTAVAAAMRVPVSLVNARLSPRSARRFAKFSLLTGPIFRLLDHVCVPDADDKSRWAGLGMDESRIAVTGSMKHDDSASPPRDALVAELRDVLNAALPAPDRPVVLIASTHPGEEKFIAQSVVAVAKAENLPRPRLVVVPRHVERAGDVVADLESIGIRSLLRSSFDGQGDADAAFVANTTGELAAWYALADCVVIGKSFVGQVGGQNPAEAILCGKAVICGPRMDNFESLMECLVAADGVSHLADDSELEAALSRMFTEPEALDAMAKRGNAALAVHQGAVARTVDALGV
- a CDS encoding TetR/AcrR family transcriptional regulator, whose translation is MKTKDRIVRAAVELFARHGYRDTTCAAVCEAADANIAAINYHFGSKESLFRLVLREAFAMANDCHPVEREASASVAEQIRLFVEMMIRRSFDDGEGGYLNRIMAHESTNPDGPHALIFEEMSALHGDCLIGLLKAYCPAVPESEIEALKMNVITLCVFPRAFPLMRAALFPGGCTDAQIEKHIERQVAFVFAGLDAAVAARSKIGEN